From the genome of Solanum stenotomum isolate F172 chromosome 5, ASM1918654v1, whole genome shotgun sequence:
TACAACTAACTTTTCCCCAATTTATCTCGAGATGTATGTATCTAGACGCACTAAAATctgataaaattcataatattgcaATCTAGCATATATCTAAATAGTTAACTtctaaactagtgaaatttctCTAGATTAGCCAAATAACAAACACGTGAAAATGGAAGTGTGTAGTTGAAGAACACAAGCACATGGACATAGAAATTGTTCAAAGCATAATGGGCCGATAATAGGCCCAAaatacaaattacaaaaaatagaaaaagattaCAAAGCCCAAAGAAAATAACACTTAAAACGCACCATTAGCTGTAAATCCACCATCGGCCCATATGATTTGGCCCGTAATATAAGAAGCAGCTGGGAAGCAAAGAAAAGCTATTACTGCTGAAACTTCTTCGGGCTTTCCGGCCCGGCCCAAAGGAGTCTTAACAACAAGACtatcaatttcttctttttgttgagGATTTTTCTgcaataaaaagaataatattaaaaaaaacaataaataaattgttttctTGACATGTTTATGTTGCATGAATAGAGATATGGACAcataaaagttttatttttggtacaacaataataactaatatgCTTCACTCATATTTAAGTTTGAGTCGActatatgaatatttattaatcatatttttattttaattcggATGATAACCACCTTCTGCTTTCAATCATAAGATCGTGAGTTTGAGTCAGTAAAGAGATAAAAAGGTTAGAAACTCTTAGGAAgagattaaaagacattttacGATGGTAAATATATCGTCCGTttaaaaagtgacaaaattcctccttttaatttgttaatatCATAGAACTTATGTACAATTGACTTAGACCAAATTTCACGTTATATTTTACTCTAAAAGACATGAACTCGTTTCGTATTGAGATTCAATTCTCTTGTGTGTGCCAGTCCAATccatttttttggttatttatCGACTCACTAATAAGGACAATTATTTATGAAGTGCGAAAATAAATTCTTTCTACTTCACGAGGAACACTTACTTTTGAGATACTCAACAAAGTTTTTTTCAAGACTAAATAAATAGCAATATTGGTAGAAcatattgataaataaaaactaaaatgtaaaaatgacaaatatacccccgaaccatcgtaaatggtatgtagataTCCTCCGTCAttcttttgggacattggtgcccttgCCGtaaaaaaactagagcatatattcccttcactctaacgaaagactaaatagggacacatggcgcaatcttatccgtcgatccgaTATTTGATAAATGTCaggtcggtggataagattatgacacgtgtatgccAGTTAGTGTAAAgagtatatatgctctagttttggAACAACAAgagcaccaatgtcccaaaaatatgacagagaatatctgcataccatttacgatagttgagaggtatatttgtccttttgcCTAAAAAGAATCATACTATACCTTAATTGCAGTTTCAACGAGTGGGGTTAAAATGACTGCTGGAGCAACAGAATTGACCCGAATATTGTCCTTGGCCCATTCACATGCCAAGTTCTTTGTCATTTGATTTATTGCACCTATATTATTAATAgtataagattttaaaaaaaatgattagtCACCAaatgtaaaaaagaaaagaaaaaaataggacgacaaattcaacaacaacatattcagtgtaAATCCCACAAAAATGAGACTGGAGAAGGTAAAATATACACAGGCCTTATTCTACTTTGGAGgtaggtagagaggttgttttcgacAGATCCTCagctcaagaaaaaaaaaaacaatctagAGGAGTATAtagaaagaaataacaaaaataaaaaagtcatGATAAAATATCATAGCCTGACAAGTTATCTTAAACAATATTCTTAATAAGATAAAACATATTCAAAGtacaaaaaaaacaacaaattcatTCACGttaaataatgaatttgtaTAGGTTTACATTTTGATAATATCATGATAACACTAGACCTAATTTAAACCCAAAAATTAATGTACATAAAAAGTTAACGTTAACTAAAATCATATAAACAAAATAACGATTGACTCACCAACATGAgaatcaattttaaattttgaattcgtcGCGTAAAGGTTACCTTTGGAAGCAGAGTAAAGAGAAAGAGAGGGCAATGCTGAAAATCCAGCaatagaagaaacaaaaataacatttccATTTTGAGAAGCCTTCAATAAAGGATAAGCAATTTGAGATAAATGATAAGCAGCTTCAAAATTAGTTCCCATAATTATATTGTAATCTTCTTTTGTGAAATCTTTAGCTTCCTTATGTATTGCCACTCCTGCATTATTCACCTAATTAatcacaaaaaagaaagaagttatacatcatatatacacatatatatattatgcgTTAATAACTTTTATATTATCAGATTACTTAAAAAATCGAGGGAATAATTAGTCTGACCAGAATATTAAGCTTCCCATCAAATACATCTTCAATAGTCTTCATAAGTTTTTCACGTTCAGTACGAGATAATAAGTCACAAACAGAACCTTCGACTTTAAGTCCCTTTTTTCTCCAAATATCAAGGcattcttgaagttcattttcaTTACGTGAACATGTATATACTCTTGCTCCAAAATTTGCCAATTCTTCCACTATAGCGTACCTAAAAACAATTACAAAACTATGGTGACAATAAATCaaatgacaaagaaaaataaaaaatgtaatgtTTTAGTGTGAATTAGCCTATGGTTCTAACAACAAGAACACCAATAACATATCTAGTGAAATTCCATTAAGTAGGGTCTAAGGAggatagagtgtacgcagatCATACAATTACTTCATGGAGCTAaagaaattgtttttgaaagacTCTAGGCTCAAGCGCATCAAACCCAAgtaaaaacataagaaaatatagCCATTGATAAGAAAAATAGTGTAAAATCTACAagaaataaacaataataaaaacaaaacacaataaacaacatatgaCAAAAACTACTATAAGGGTATGACTAGTACTACAACAAACACTAACAAGCCTAAACCTTTGCAAGATATCTTCTACCCTAATACGCGACctacatatgaaaaattaatgTAAAATAATTAGCGACATACAAAACTACATAGCTAAACAACAAATATTCATATTGATCCCAATTTAGCTATGATTGccaacaaaataagaaaattcaattaaGTTGAAGTTTTTTAGCAACAAATTAGTtagaaatcatcaataaatttAAGGGAAATATTAAAACTCACCCTATGCCTTTGGAGCCACCAGTAACAAGTGCAGTGGTGCCTTTAAGACTCCATTTTTCTCTCAATTCTGCCATTTCTgggttttattattattttgtgaaaaAGCATATAAGTAAGGTATGGTTTGGGGTTATTTCactttgttatatatatatagaggaaGAGAAAATGGTTTCTGAACTGTTCACATTGATTCATATCTTTAcatcaattcaataaatatatgtaCGAAGGTACAATCAGTTATAAAATCATAATCTGCTCAACATATTTCAATTTGTACTGGTCAAATAACTCGCTTATTTTCCTAAACTCAAGCATATGCATAGGAACTAAACATGTTAAGCATTGGCAATTATACTAATTAACTATACATGTTTaagatttaatttatatatataacactCGTATGTAAGCTAGCATTTGATCATTAATATTCGAATATATTTTACAAACTATTTTTAAGTGAAGTTTAAATTTAACTTACGTGTACGTCTGAGTCTGACCTTCCAATTCAATTTAAGTAACGACTTAAATGGTACCACAAGAATTATACTATGTCTTAAACTTACGATCCTAATTGGTAGAAGCGTATCAATTACGTAATTAATTTAGAACGTGAACGTAcctttcaaaaatttaatagtttagatTGAATGATTATAATTAAGGTGCAATTTGTAATGGAACTATAGTAAATCTTGTAGATTTTCAAAGAATTTAAGGTGCTATATGTACTGacgaatttaaaataatatatatcattGATATGATTTAATCAGATATAACATGCTGTTATTCCAACTTTAGGTTATCATATTACgcttattatatcatttttttaactgTTAATTCAATGGAATGAAAAAATCAATAAACTTACGTGCACGTAATTTATAATCATAGTATTTTAGTAGTTGAAAAAAGGGAtaaaggtctgaaaaatatcccaactttggtcgaatttgttgttgcgatactaaactttcacgagaacctattacctccctagactatttaataccgtattttaaatatatatatatatatatatatatatatatNNNNNNNNNNNNNNNNNNNNNNNNNNNNNNNNNNNNNNNNNNNNNNNNNNNNNNNNNNNNNNNNNNNNNNNNNNNNNNNNNNNNNNNNNNNNNNNNNNNNNNNNNNNNNNNNNNNNNNNNNNNNNNNNNNNNNNNNNNNNNNNNNNNNNNNNNNNNNNNNNNNNNNNNNNNNNNNNNNNNNNNNNNNNNNNNNNNNNNNNNNNNNNNNNNNNNNNNNNNNNNNNNNNNNNNNNNNNNNNNNNNNNNNNNNNNNNNNNNNNNNNNNNNNNNNNNNNNNNNNNNNNNNNNNNNNNNNNNNNNNNNNNNNNNNNNNNNNNNNNNNNNNNNNNNNNNNNNNNNNNNNNNNNNNNNNNNNNNNNNNNNNNNNNNNNNNNNNNNNNNNNNNNNNNNNNNNNNNNNNNNNNNNNNNNNNNNNNNNNNNNNNNNNNNNNNNNNNNNNNNNNNNNNNNNNNNNNNNNNNNNNNNNNNNNNNNNNNNNNNNNNNNNNNNNNNNNNNNNNNNNNNNNNNNNNNNNNNNNNNNNNNNNNNNNNNNNNNNNNNNNNNNNNNNNNNNNNNNNNNNNNNNNNNNNNNNNNNNNNNNNNNNNNNNNNNNNNNNNNNNNNNNNNNNNNNNNNNNNNNNNNNNNNNNNNNNNNNNNNNNNNNNNNNNNNNNNNNNNNNNNNNNNNNNNNNNNNNNNNNNNNNNNNNNNNNNNNNNNNNNNNNNNNNNNNNNNNNNNNNNNNNNNNNNNNNNNNNNNNNNNNNNNNNNNNNNNNNNNNNNNNNNNNNNNNNNNNNNNNNNNNNNNNNNNNNNNNNNNNNNNNNNNNNNNNNNNNNNNNNNNNNNNNNNNNNNNNNNNNNNNNNNNNNNNNNNNNNNNNNNNNNNNNNNNNNNNNNNNNNNNNNNNNNNNNNNNNNNNNNNNNNNNNNNNNNNNNNNNNNNNNNNNNNNNNNNNNNNNNNNNNNNNNNNNNNNNNNNNNNNNNNNNNNNNNNNNNNNNNNNNNNNNNNNNNNNNNNNNNNNNNNNNNNNNNNNNNNNNNNNNNNNNNNNNNNNNNNNNNNNNNNNNNNNNNNNNNNNNNNNNNNNNNNNNNNNNNNNNNNNNNNNNNNNNNNNNNNNNNNNNNNNNNNNNNNNNNNNNNNNNNNNNNNNNNNNNNNNNNNNNNNNNNNNNNNNNNNNNNNNNNNNNNNNNNNNNNNNNNNNNNNNNNNNNNNNNNNNNNNNNNNNNNNNNNNNNNNNNNNNNNNNNNNNNNNNNNNNNNNNNNNNNNNNNNNNNNNNNNNNNNNNNNNNNNNNNNNNNNNNNNNNNNNNNNNNNNNNNNNNNNNNNNNNNNNNNNNNNNNNNNNNNNNNNNNNNNNNNNNNNNNNNNNNNNNNNNNNNNNNNNNNNNNNNNNNNNNNNNNNNNNNNNNNNNNNNNNNNNNNNNNNNAACCATGGTATCCGAGCTCGACTAGTTCCATAGGAGGCTTGTCATCTCCCACTACCAACCGTATCAAATAACTTTGTCCATCGAGACTAGAACAGATAGGAAAATATCACCTACTCCttccgtccaacaatagttgtctacTACACTATTTTACAATGTCCAACAACATTTGTccattttatgaaatcaatgaataattatacacttagttcctaatttacccttaccattaactatagtcatttccctattacatttttcaaga
Proteins encoded in this window:
- the LOC125864940 gene encoding tropinone reductase 1, translated to MAELREKWSLKGTTALVTGGSKGIGYAIVEELANFGARVYTCSRNENELQECLDIWRKKGLKVEGSVCDLLSRTEREKLMKTIEDVFDGKLNILVNNAGVAIHKEAKDFTKEDYNIIMGTNFEAAYHLSQIAYPLLKASQNGNVIFVSSIAGFSALPSLSLYSASKGAINQMTKNLACEWAKDNIRVNSVAPAVILTPLVETAIKKNPQQKEEIDSLVVKTPLGRAGKPEEVSAVIAFLCFPAASYITGQIIWADGGFTANGAF